The Pyrus communis chromosome 2, drPyrComm1.1, whole genome shotgun sequence genome includes a window with the following:
- the LOC137726523 gene encoding auxin transporter-like protein 2 → MESSDKVVETVIVGNYVEMEADGKAKSFKSKLSKFFWDGGSAYDAWFSCASNQVAQVLLTLPYSFSQLGMLSGILFQLFYGLLGSWTAYLISTLYIEYRTRKEREKVDFRNHVIQWFEVLDGLLGKHWRNVGLAFNCTFLLFGSVIQLIACASNIYYINDNLDKRTWTYIFGACCATTVFIPSFHNYRVWSFLGLVMTTYTAWYLTIASFLHGQVEGVKHSGPTKVVLYFTGATNILYTFGGHAVTVEIMHAMWKPQKFKAIYLFATLYVLTLTLPSASAVYWAFGDLLLNHSNAFALLPKSPFRDMAVILMLIHQFITFGFACTPLYFVWEKAIGMHECKSLCKRAAARLPVVIPIWFLAIIFPFFGPINSTVGSLLVSFTVYIIPALAHIFTYRSAAARENAVESPPRFLGGWIGSYTINVFVVVWVFVVGFGFGGWASITNFVHQIDTFGLFTKCYQCPLPPPPAIFNTTSAPPPLHHPLPSNHSHTP, encoded by the exons ATGGAGTCATCAGATAAGGTGGTGGAAACAGTGATAGTAGGAAATTATGTAGAAATGGAGGCAGATGGGAAGGCCAAGAGCTTCAAGAGCAAGCTCTCCAAGTTCTTCTGGGATGGTGGGTCTGCTTATGATGCTTGGTTCAGCTGTGCTTCTAATCAG GTGGCTCAAGTTCTGCTTACTTTGCCGTACTCGTTCTCGCAGCTGGGAATGCTCTCTGGGATTCTCTTCCAGCTTTTCTATGGCTTGCTGGGCAGCTGGACTGCTTACCTTATTAGCACACTCTATATCGAATAcagaacaagaaaagaaagagaaaaggttGATTTCAGAAACCATGTCATCCAG TGGTTTGAAGTTCTTGATGGGCTGCTTGGGAAACACTGGAGGAACGTGGGGTTGGCATTTAACTGCACATTTCTTCTGTTTGGATCTGTCATTCAACTGATAGCTTGTGCAAG TAATATATATTACATAAATGATAATCTGGACAAGAGGACTTGGACTTATATCTTCGGAGCTTGCTGTGCCACCACTGTCTTTATCCCTTCATTTCACAACTACAGAGTTTGGTCATTTTTGGGCCTTGTTATGACCACTTACACTGCTTGGTACCTTACCATTGCCTCCTTCCTCCACGGCCAG GTTGAGGGAGTGAAGCACTCTGGTCCGACTAAGGTGGTGCTATACTTCACTGGGGCCACAAACATTCTCTACACTTTTGGAGGACATGCTGTTACTGT GGAGATCATGCATGCGATGTGGAAACCTCAGAAGTTCAAGGCCATATATTTATTTGCTACCCTGTATGTGCTGACATTGACCCTTCCCTCTGCATCAGCAGTGTATTGGGCATTTGGAGACTTGCTTCTTAACCACTCCAACGCTTTCGCTCTCCTCCCTAAATCTCCCTTCAGAGACATGGCTGTCATTTTAATGCTCATCCACCAG TTTATAACATTTGGGTTTGCATGCACACCACTATACTTTGTGTGGGAGAAAGCCATAGGCATGCATGAATGCAAAAGCTTGTGCAAGAGAGCAGCAGCAAGACTGCCTGTGGTGATCCCAATCTGGTTCTTGGCCATCATCTTCCCATTCTTTGGACCCATCAACTCGACCGTTGGATCACTCCTAGTCAGCTTCACAGTCTACATTATCCCAGCCCTGGCCCACATTTTCACATACAGATCAGCTGCTGCAAGAGAG AATGCTGTGGAGAGTCCACCAAGGTTCCTAGGAGGATGGATAGGATCATACACAATCAATGTGTTTGTGGTGGTGTGGGTGTTTGTAGTTGGATTTGGATTCGGTGGGTGGGCGAGCATTACGAACTTTGTACACCAGATCGACACGTTTGGCCTCTTCACCAAGTGTTACCAATGCCCTCTGCCGCCGCCGCCCGCGATCTTCAACACAACCTcagctcctcctcctctccaCCACCCTCTGCCTAGCAATCACTCCCATACCCCATAA